From Trichoderma atroviride chromosome 1, complete sequence, one genomic window encodes:
- a CDS encoding uncharacterized protein (EggNog:ENOG41~BUSCO:EOG092D3UVA), with product MAAAVAAPAAEAAPAPNTRPTRPDEKIFKEELAKAEKEHKASMDKFNAIKAKIDVALPNKNKDQPSPTQKRRQELIAQANEIRQKQAGGKNARTSKLDQIKRFDEQLRSRIAEQKAAKAKVPFKSVEDIDRQIDSLDKQVNSGTMKLVDEKKALTEISNLRKTRKNFGQFDEAEKQINDLKAKIKEIKDTMEDPEQKAMSEQYNKIQAELDTIKAEQDEAYKNLSSLRDERTKLQAEQQEKFAAIRKLKDDYYGQKKAFQAFEREAREKQRERQRAERERYLNERKKAEAERVLAEASEPAYLDEIRRANSLLVFLDPTFKAEKTPLLANSGLTAQAQRTVDESGLKGVKLVRKEDRDDEYAPAQTKGKKGKKGNQGAAAQKGFNCPPSVVEDCSFLSLDPPMSAADVPGLIEKVKAKLEHWKEDQAAQTQRNIEKAKKKLEELEKAEANGEKVDEVTDDLKDASLEDKEKQEES from the exons ATGGCTgccgctgtcgctgctcccgccgccgaggccgcTCCTGCGCCGAACACTCGCCCGACTCGACCCGATGAGAAGATCTTTAAAGAGGAGcttgccaaggccgagaaggagCACAAGGCGTCCATGGACAAGTTT aacgccatcaaggccaagatcgACGTTGCCCTCcccaacaagaacaaggacCAGCCCAGCCCGACCCAGAAGCGCCGCCAGGAACTCATTGCCCAGGCCAACGAGATCCGCCAGAAGCAGGCCGGCGGCAAGAATGCTCGCACCTCCAAGCTGGACCAGATCAAGCGCTTCGACGAGCAGCTCCGCAGCCGCATTGCCGAGCAGAAGGCCGCCAAGGCAAAGGTCCCCTTCAAGAGCGTCGAAGACATCGACCGCCAGATTGATAGCCTCGACAAGCAGGTCAACTCCGGCACCATGAAGCTCgtcgatgagaagaaggccctGACCGAAATCTCCAACCTGCGCAAGACCCGCAAGAACTTTGGCCAgtttgacgaggctgagaagcagATCAACgacctcaaggccaagatcaaggagatcaaggacACCATGGAGGACCCCGAGCAGAAGGCCATGTCTGAGCAGTACAACAAGATCCAGGCTGAGCTCGACACCATCAAGGCCGAGCAGGATGAGGCATATAAGAACCTGTCTTCCCTGCGAGACGAGCGCACCAAGCTGCAGGCCGAGCAGCAGGAGAAGTTTGCCGCCATCCGCAAGCTCAAGGACGACTACTACGGCCAGAAGAAGGCCTTCCAGGCCTTTGAGCGCGAGGCTCGCGAGAAGCAGCGAGAGCGCCAGCGCGCCGAGCGTGAGCGCTACCTCAATGAGCGcaagaaggccgaggccgagcgTGTCCTCGCCGAGGCCAGCGAGCCCGCCTACCTGGACGAGATCCGCCGCGCAAACAGCCTGCTCGTGTTCCTCGATCCCACCttcaaggccgagaagacgCCTCTGCTGGCCAACTCTGGCCTGACCGCCCAGGCCCAGAGAACCGTCGATGAGTCTGGTCTCAAGGGCGTCAAGCTTGTCCGCAAGGAGGACCGCGACGACGAGTACGCCCCCGCCCAGaccaagggcaagaagggcaagaagggCAACCAGGGTGCCGCCGCCCAGAAGGGCTTCAACTGCCCCCCTTCGGTTGTCGAGGACTGCTCATTCCTCAGCCTCGACCCCCCTATGAGCGCCGCCGATGTCCCCGGCCTCATTGAAAAGGTCAAGGCCAAGCTTGAGCACTGGAAGGAGGACCAGGCCGCTCAGACCCAGCGT AAcattgaaaaggccaagaagaagcttgaggagcttgagaaggccgaggccaacgGCGAAAAGGTCGACGAGGTTACCGACGACCTCAAGGACGCCTCCCTggaggacaaggagaagcaggaggagtCATAA